A region of Leifsonia xyli DNA encodes the following proteins:
- a CDS encoding PadR family transcriptional regulator gives MSVQNGFLALLTQGPAYGSQLQSEFLCRAAHRRQLNPGQVYSTLDRMTDQGLVESAGATEDGLPLYALTDTGREAAAAWLADGPADGRPDWDEMQDQVLIAASLDGVDALRIVDGYRAAYAERIRYLSHEADSRALLAANRAAELGAKAAIEWLDEVTAMLAAHPGALVQPRSPERPRRGRRPAVETAATD, from the coding sequence ATGTCGGTGCAGAACGGTTTCCTGGCGCTGCTGACGCAGGGCCCCGCCTACGGCTCGCAGCTTCAGAGCGAGTTCCTCTGCCGGGCCGCGCACCGGCGCCAGCTGAACCCCGGGCAGGTCTACTCGACGCTCGACAGGATGACCGACCAGGGTCTGGTGGAGTCGGCGGGCGCGACGGAGGACGGCCTCCCCCTCTACGCGCTGACCGACACGGGGCGGGAGGCTGCGGCGGCCTGGCTGGCCGACGGCCCGGCGGATGGCCGACCCGACTGGGACGAGATGCAGGACCAGGTGCTCATCGCGGCGTCGCTCGACGGCGTGGACGCGCTGCGCATCGTCGACGGGTACCGGGCGGCCTACGCCGAGCGCATCCGCTACCTCTCCCACGAGGCGGACTCGCGGGCGCTGCTGGCCGCGAACCGCGCCGCCGAATTAGGCGCGAAAGCGGCCATCGAGTGGCTGGACGAGGTCACCGCGATGCTCGCGGCGCATCCGGGGGCGCTGGTGCAGCCGCGGTCCCCTGAGCGCCCCCGGCGCGGCCGCCGTCCGGCGGTCGAGACCGCCGCCACCGACTAG
- a CDS encoding bifunctional 3'-5' exonuclease/DNA polymerase, with amino-acid sequence MHILLERVAPGRVGVTRLSRATADDGPGAEEEKELVDDDALPALIAAEESGPDRPRWVWDDTRGWYPGLLAAGVRLERCVDLRLCHTILRNSTLTAGTPLAAAEPGPWDAVAEPLEPVAPAHTALFDFEDADPSPGAPARAVRAEFEAQEDAVARSADPRRLRLLLAAESAGALIGVELQHAGLPYSVERHDALLSDLLGPRPSYGRPPVLEELANEIRDQLDAPDLNPDSPPDLLKALQRAGIMATSTRSWELKRQEHPVIEPLLRYKKLSRLVTANGWTWLDAWVRDGRFRPDYVPGGVVTGRWATRGGGALQLPKQVRAAVVADPGWKLVVADAAQLEPRVLTGLAADQAMAAAGRGKDLYEGIVASGAVEERAHAKVAMLGAMYGATSGESGRLMPRLQRAFPQAVRLVEDAARAGERGEKVTSRLGRSSPLPGRQWAVAQSAAFAAESTAADERRARTLARDWGRFTRNFVVQASAAEWALCWMAELRNRLTALSPEAPLTEAPHLVYFLHDEVIVHTPAALADAVADAVRASAAQAGRLLFGGFPVEFPVTAAIVDDYGQAK; translated from the coding sequence GTGCACATCCTCCTCGAACGCGTCGCGCCCGGGCGCGTGGGCGTCACGCGGCTCTCCCGCGCGACGGCCGACGACGGCCCCGGGGCGGAGGAGGAGAAGGAGCTCGTCGACGACGACGCGCTGCCCGCGCTGATCGCCGCGGAGGAGAGCGGCCCGGACCGGCCGCGCTGGGTCTGGGACGACACGCGTGGCTGGTATCCCGGCCTGCTCGCTGCCGGGGTGCGCCTCGAGCGCTGCGTCGACCTCCGGCTGTGCCACACCATCCTGCGGAACTCGACGCTGACCGCGGGCACCCCACTGGCCGCCGCCGAGCCCGGCCCGTGGGACGCGGTGGCCGAGCCGCTCGAGCCCGTCGCGCCGGCCCACACCGCGCTGTTCGACTTCGAGGACGCCGACCCGTCGCCGGGCGCTCCCGCGCGCGCCGTCCGAGCCGAGTTCGAGGCGCAGGAGGATGCCGTCGCCCGCAGCGCCGACCCGCGCCGGCTGCGCCTGCTGCTCGCCGCCGAGTCCGCCGGCGCCCTCATCGGCGTCGAACTGCAGCACGCGGGCCTCCCGTACAGCGTCGAGCGCCACGACGCGCTGCTCTCCGACCTGCTCGGCCCGCGCCCGTCCTACGGCCGCCCGCCGGTGCTCGAAGAGCTGGCCAACGAGATCCGCGACCAGCTGGATGCGCCCGACCTCAACCCGGACAGCCCGCCCGACCTCCTCAAGGCGCTGCAGCGCGCCGGGATCATGGCCACCTCCACCCGGTCCTGGGAGCTGAAGCGCCAGGAGCATCCGGTCATCGAGCCGCTGCTCCGGTACAAGAAGCTCTCGCGGCTGGTGACGGCCAACGGATGGACGTGGCTCGACGCGTGGGTGCGCGACGGCCGCTTCCGCCCCGACTACGTCCCGGGCGGCGTGGTGACCGGCCGCTGGGCCACGCGAGGCGGCGGCGCGCTGCAGCTGCCGAAGCAGGTGCGCGCGGCGGTGGTCGCCGATCCCGGGTGGAAGCTCGTGGTGGCGGATGCGGCCCAGCTCGAGCCGCGGGTCCTCACCGGTCTCGCGGCCGACCAGGCGATGGCGGCGGCCGGACGCGGCAAGGACCTCTACGAGGGCATCGTCGCCTCCGGCGCGGTGGAGGAGCGGGCGCACGCCAAAGTCGCCATGCTCGGCGCGATGTACGGCGCGACGTCGGGGGAGAGCGGTCGGCTGATGCCGCGGCTGCAGCGCGCGTTCCCGCAGGCCGTGCGGCTGGTCGAGGATGCGGCGCGTGCGGGGGAGCGCGGCGAGAAGGTCACCTCGCGGCTGGGGCGCTCGTCGCCGCTCCCGGGTCGGCAGTGGGCGGTCGCTCAATCCGCCGCTTTCGCCGCCGAGTCGACCGCTGCCGACGAACGCCGCGCCCGCACGCTCGCGCGCGACTGGGGCCGCTTCACTCGCAACTTCGTGGTGCAGGCAAGTGCGGCGGAGTGGGCGCTGTGCTGGATGGCGGAGTTGCGCAACCGCCTCACCGCCCTGTCGCCGGAGGCGCCGCTGACGGAGGCGCCCCATCTGGTCTACTTCCTGCATGACGAGGTCATCGTCCATACGCCGGCCGCCCTGGCAGACGCGGTCGCGGACGCCGTGCGCGCGTCGGCAGCGCAGGCCGGGCGGCTGCTGTTCGGCGGCTTCCCGGTCGAGTTCCCGGTCACCGCCGCGATCGTCGACGACTACGGACAGGCCAAATGA